Below is a genomic region from Hallerella porci.
GCAGTACGAACCCAAGGAACGTTTTCTGTCGAAAGACGGAGATTCTTATCGTTTGCACCGACGAGGAAGAGCGCATTGCGCTGTTCGAGACCCGCCTTGTTCACCACAGAAAGGAAATCCTTGGTTTTCGGAGCGTCGAAAGAAAGACTTTCGAACACGAAGACCTTGCCTTCCTGAGCCTTATCGGAAAGGGCAGAATGGAAAGCGATACGCTTCACCTTCTTGTTCACCTTTTCGAAGTAGTCGTGGGACTTCGGACCATGAGCCTTGTTACCACGAACCCACACAGCAGAGGTGTTCTGACCAGCACGAGCGCGACCAGTACCCTTTTGCTTCCAAGGCTTCGTCGTACCACCGCTGACCTGAGAACGAGTCTTGGTCTGAGCTGTGCCTTGACGGAGGTTGTTGAGAATTGCCTTGATGTGCAAATAGATGCAAACCTTATTCACTTCTGTGTCAAACACAGCAGGAAGGTCAATTTCATTTTTGAATTCGCCGCTAGCGGCGTAGAGCTTAGCCTTTGCCATTAGCCTTTCCTCACCACGATGACTCCGTTCTTCGGGCCCGGAACAGCGCCGCGAACAAAGATCAAATTGCGATCACTATCAACCTTAATCACCTGGAGG
It encodes:
- the rplD gene encoding 50S ribosomal protein L4, which encodes MAKAKLYAASGEFKNEIDLPAVFDTEVNKVCIYLHIKAILNNLRQGTAQTKTRSQVSGGTTKPWKQKGTGRARAGQNTSAVWVRGNKAHGPKSHDYFEKVNKKVKRIAFHSALSDKAQEGKVFVFESLSFDAPKTKDFLSVVNKAGLEQRNALFLVGANDKNLRLSTENVPWVRTARVQDVNTYDLVRANNIAISQDALGELTGGSR